Sequence from the Christiangramia fulva genome:
GAAATGCACTTTCTAAAGATAAAGTCGATATTAATGATTTAAAAGCCGATTATATTCTTTTAACTCACGCGCATCAGGATCATACTCTCGATGCTGAAGCTATTGCTAAAAATACCGGGGCTGTGATCGTTAGTAATTTTGAAATAGCCAATCATTACGAAGAAAAGGGAATTGAAGTGCATCCCATGAATCACGGGGGAAGCTGGGATTTTGATTTCGGAAACGTAAAATATGTGAACGCGCTGCATAGCAGTTCTTTTGCCGACGGAAAGTTTGGCGGGCAACCCGGCGGATTTGTTATTGAAGGAGAGCATAAAAATATCTACATTGCCGGGGACACCGCCCTGACCATGGATATGAAATTGATCCCAATGCGTACAAAATTAGATCTTGCGGTATTGCCTATTGGTGATAATTTCACCATGGGAATCGAAGACGCGATTATAGCCAGTGATTTTATTGAATGCG
This genomic interval carries:
- a CDS encoding metal-dependent hydrolase — translated: MKITFYGQNSLALQIGDTHVIVDPFITGNALSKDKVDINDLKADYILLTHAHQDHTLDAEAIAKNTGAVIVSNFEIANHYEEKGIEVHPMNHGGSWDFDFGNVKYVNALHSSSFADGKFGGQPGGFVIEGEHKNIYIAGDTALTMDMKLIPMRTKLDLAVLPIGDNFTMGIEDAIIASDFIECDKILGCHYDTFGYIEIDHEEAKRKFYEKGKDLMLLEIGESIEI